The following proteins are co-located in the Solanum pennellii chromosome 8, SPENNV200 genome:
- the LOC107028862 gene encoding DNA-directed RNA polymerase IV subunit 1 isoform X2: MFGRTAIIAEVNENLLKKVQKTTGVSLASDYWDFIPYDAQQEASVNSSNYKRVLSHAQVYSILKDIDPGFLEGLLRRKNSIFLKSCLLTPNSHRVTEFGQHMIFDESNRLYRKLIDFRGTANDLSMCVLDRIKVSKIRADRSVINDPNAPATGLKYVKELVLAKRTNHAFRMVVVGDPNIELGEIGIPCHVAENLHMAETLSLRNWERMTDLCDLMILQRGGILVRRNGVLVRISVMDGLQKGDIIHRPLVDGDVVMINRPPSIHQHSLIALSVRILPINSVLSINPLVCSPFRGDFDGDCLHGYIPQSIDSTIELSELVALKQQLLDGQNGQNLLSLSHDSLTAAHLILEPGVFLDRFQMQQLQMFCPRQLGMTAIVKAPPGNICYWTGKQLFSLLLPSDLEYVFPSNGVCISEGEIVTSSGGSSWLRDASDNLFYSLVKHNGGDTLDLLYAAQTVLCEWLSMRGLSVSLSDLYISADSYSRENMIDEVCSGLQEAERLSYIQLLMIKYNKDFLSGNLEESKNSLGFDFEFMSIMQQKSASLSQASASAFKKVFRDIQNLVYNYASNDNSLLAMLKAGSKGNLLKLVQHSMCLGLQQSLVPVSFRMPRQLSCDAWNNHKSHLVIEKPHKVPECPGSYIPSAVVKNSFLAGLNPLECFVHSLTTRDSSFSGHADVSGTLNRKLMFFMRDLYVGYDGTVRNAYGNQIVQFSYYEAEQIASTKVTGEALESHNHAIGGHPVGSLAACAISEAAYSALDQPVSALESSPLLNLKKILESGAGSRTGEKTASMFLSKRLGRWAHGFEYGALEVKGHLERLLLSEVVSTVMICFSPETRKSTHNCPWVCHFHIDKENVKTRRLKLRSVLDALNMRYRAATTKAGNDLPNLHITCKDCSVAEAQKEKSEICITVSVVETSKDPSSLLDTLRDVVIPFLLDTVIKGFSAFKKVDILWKELPSPSKSSRGSTGELYLQVFMSESCDRIKFWNALVDSCLQIRDLIDWERSYPDDVHDLTVAYGIDLAWEYFLCKLHSAVSETGKKILPEHLVLAADSLTATGEFVPLSAKGLTLQRKAAGVVSPFMQACFTNPGDSFVRAAKMGLSDDLQGSLESLAWGKTPSIGTGSSFDIMYSGKGYELAEQINVYTLLRNLVTVDTPNVKVTLGKDGGMDGTSLARRLDRLDDLDKKSCKSELSFTKLRSYFSFNDIKKLSQSLKQMLSKYDIGRELNEADKCLAMMALQFHPRRNEKIGKGAPKEIKIGYHQEYEGSRCFMVVRSDDTVEDFSYRKCMQHALELIAPQKAKTSRWLNGASA; this comes from the exons ATGTTTGGGAGGACTGCCATTATCGCAGAAGTGAATGagaatttgttaaagaaggtTCAGAAAACTACGGGAGTAAGTTTGGCTTCTGACTATTGGGATTTCATCCCATATGATGCACAACAAGAAGCAAGTGTAAATTCGTCAAATTACAAAAGAGTTTTATCACATGCTCAG GTATACAGCATTCTGAAAGATATTGATCCAGGGTTTCTTGAAGGACTTCTCAGAAGGAAGAATTCAATCTTCCTTAAAAGCTGCCTTTTGACTCCTAATAGTCATCGTGTCACAGAATTTGGGCAGCACATGATATTT GATGAAAGCAATAGGCTTTACAGAAAGTTGATTGACTTTAGAGGGACAGCAAATGACTTGAGCATGTGCGTTTTAGATAGAATTAAAGTTTCAAAG ATACGTGCAGATAGATCGGTAATCAATGATCCTAATGCCCCTGCTACTGGTTTAAAGTATGTGAAAGAATTGGTTCTAGCAAAACGCACTAATCATGCTTTCCGCATGGTTGTGGTTGGTGATCCTAACATAGAGCTAGGTGAAATTGGTATTCCATGTCATGTTGCAGAGAATCTCCACATGGCAGAAACTCTCAGTTTACGGAATTGGGAAAGGATGACTGATCTCTGTGATCTTATGATTCTTCAGAGGGGAGGGATTCTTGTCCGTAGAAATGGTGTCTTAGTTCGTATTAGTGTAATGGACGGGTTGCAGAAAGGGGATATTATACATAGACCCCTTGTCGATGGAGATGTTGTGATGATAAATCGACCTCCGTCTATTCATCAACACTCGCTAATTGCTCTGTCTGTTAGGATTCTTCCTATAAATTCTGTTCTTTCAATCAATCCCCTTGTCTGTTCTCCATTCCGTGGGGATTTCGATGGTGATTGCCTTCATGGTTATATTCCCCAATCAATCGATTCTACGATTGAGCTTAGTGAGCTTGTTGCTCTGAAACAACAGTTGCTTGACGGACAGAATGGTCAAAATCTTCTTTCATTAAGTCATGATAGCTTGACTGCTGCTCATTTAATTTTGGAACCTGGAGTTTTCTTGGACCGTTTCCAGATGCAGCAGCTACAAATGTTTTGTCCACGTCAATTGGGAATGACTGCTATCGTAAAAGCACCACCAGGAAACATCTGTTATTGGACTGGCAAACAGTTATTCAGCTTGCTTTTGCCATCAGACCTTGAATATGTTTTTCCATCAAATGGTGTCTGTATTAGTGAGGGGGAAATTGTGACTTCTTCTGGTGGGTCTTCTTGGCTGCGTGATGCCAGTGATAATCTTTTTTATAGTCTTGTTAAGCACAATGGAGGTGATACTCTTGACCTCCTTTATGCTGCACAAACAGTTCTTTGTGAGTGGTTGTCAATGAGAGGCCTTAGTGTTTCATTGTCCGATCTTTACATATCTGCTGATTCATATTCCCGcgaaaatatgattgatgaagtCTGTTCTGGTTTGCAAGAGGCAGAACGGCTGTCTTACATCCAGCTGCTGATGATAAAGTATAATAAGGATTTCCTTTCTGGAAACTTAGAAGAAAGCAAGAACTccttgggttttgattttgagtttATGTCCATCATGCAGCAGAAATCAGCTTCCCTTAGTCAAGCTTCTGCTAGTGCTTTCAAGAAAGTTTTCCGGGATATCCAGAATTTGGTATATAATTATGCAAGCAACGACAATTCGTTACTGGCTATGTTAAAAGCTGGGAGTAAGGGCAACCTGCTAAAACTGGTCCAACACAGCATGTGTCTGGGTTTGCAGCAGTCTTTGGTTCCAGTGTCATTTAGAATGCCCCGCCAACTTTCTTGTGATGCATGGAACAATCATAAATCACATCTTGTTATTGAGAAACCGCATAAGGTTCCTGAATGTCCTGGTTCTTACATCCCGTCTGCTGTGGTCAAAAATTCATTTCTTGCGGGTTTGAATCCTCTAGAGTGTTTTGTGCATTCATTAACCACCCGTGATAGTTCTTTTAGTGGACATGCTGATGTTTCTGGCACTTTGAACCGCAAACTTATGTTTTTCATGCGTGATCTGTATGTTGGATATGACGGAACAGTGAGAAATGCTTATGGGAATCAAATTGTGCAGTTCTCTTACTACGAAGCAGAGCAAATTGCTTCCACTAAGGTCACTGGTGAAGCCCTAGAAAGTCATAACCATGCAATTGGTGGTCATCCTGTTGGTTCATTGGCAGCCTGTGCCATTTCAGAAGCTGCATACAGTGCTTTGGATCAACCTGTCAGTGCACTTGAGTCATCACCTTTACTAAACCTGAAG AAAATTTTAGAATCTGGAGCGGGGAGTCGTACTGGAGAGAAAACTGCATCAATGTTTCTTTCAAAAAGACTTGGCAGATGGGCTCATGGTTTTGAATATGGAGCTTTAGAGGTCAAGGGTCATCTGGAAAGGCTTCTTCTTTCCGAAGTTGTTTCCACAGTAATGATATG CTTCTCCCCCGAAACACGTAAAAGCACTCACAATTGTCCCTGGGTCTGTCATTTTCATATTGATAAG GAAAATGTTAAGACGAGAAGGCTGAAGCTGAGATCAGTTTTAGATGCTCTTAATATGAGATATAGAGCCGCAACAACGAAAGCCGGGAATGATCTTCCAAATCTGCATATAACGTGCAA GGATTGTTCAGTTGCTGAAGCGCAAAAAGAGAAATCCGAAATTTGCATCACTGTTTCTGTGGTTGAGACCTCAAAAGATCCTTCTTCACTGCTGGATACGCTTCGTGATGTGGTGATTCCATTCCTTCTTGACACGGTGATAAAAG GTTTCTCCGCATTTAAAAAGGTTGATATCTTATGGAAAGAGTTGCCAAGTCCATCAAAATCTTCCAGAGGCTCTACAGGGGAGCTATATTTGCAGGTCTTCATGTCAGAAAGTTGTGACAGAATCAAATTCTGGAATGCGCTTGTGGATAGTTGCCTCCAGATAAGGGATTTGATTGATTGGGAACGCAGTTATCCTGATGATGTCCATGATCTGACTGTAGCCTATGGAATTGATTTAGCATGGGAGTACTTTCTATGT AAACTACATTCAGCTGTCTCTGAAACTGGCAAGAAAATTCTTCCCGAACACTTGGTACTTGCAGCAGATAGTCTCACAGCTACAGGAGAATTTGTTCCCTTGAGTGCCAAAGGGCTGACACTGCAAAGAAAGGCTGCTGGTGTTGTTTCACCATTTATGCAAGCGTGCTTTACG AATCCAGGGGACTCGTTTGTTAGGGCTGCCAAGATGGGATTAAGTGACGATCTTCAAGGGAGTCTTGAATCATTGGCATGGGGAAAGACTCCTTCCATAGGGACTGGTTCTTCATTCGACATTATGTACTCTGGAAAG GGATATGAGCTGGCTGAACAGATAAATGTGTATACTCTGCTGCGGAACCTTGTCACAGTGGATACGCCAAATGTGAAGGTCACTCTTGGTAAAGACGGTGGAATGGATGGAACGTCTCTCGCACGACGTCTTGATAGGCTTGATGATCTCGATAAAAAGAGTTGTAAAAGCGAGTTGTCATTTACAAAGCTGAGAAGTTACTTTTCATTCAACGACATAAAAAAGCTCTCTCAGTCATTGAAGCAAATGTTGTCCAA ATATGATATCGGTCGCGAGTTGAATGAAGCAGACAAGTGCCTAGCAATGATGGCATTACAATTTCATCCTCGACGGAATGAGAAGATTGGAAAAGGAGCACCAAAGGAAATTAAG ATTGGTTACCACCAAGAGTATGAAGGCTCCCGCTGCTTTATGGTGGTTCGTTCAGATGACACAGTTGAAGACTTCTCATATCGCAAGTGTATGCAACATGCTCTGGAACTGATTGCTCCTCAGAAGGCAAAAACCTCTAGATGGTTGAATGGAGCATCAGCCTAA
- the LOC107028862 gene encoding DNA-directed RNA polymerase IV subunit 1 isoform X1: MEHDRNIEQQVPDGILRGINFSILSETDAAKLSAKVIGAVNEVTDPALGFPNPIFQCTTCGANDGKKCEGHFGLVNFPYTILNPYFVSEVAQILKKICPGCKSVRRDKVKVSDRTSACKYCDGVLRGYPPTKFKVSPKDMFGRTAIIAEVNENLLKKVQKTTGVSLASDYWDFIPYDAQQEASVNSSNYKRVLSHAQVYSILKDIDPGFLEGLLRRKNSIFLKSCLLTPNSHRVTEFGQHMIFDESNRLYRKLIDFRGTANDLSMCVLDRIKVSKIRADRSVINDPNAPATGLKYVKELVLAKRTNHAFRMVVVGDPNIELGEIGIPCHVAENLHMAETLSLRNWERMTDLCDLMILQRGGILVRRNGVLVRISVMDGLQKGDIIHRPLVDGDVVMINRPPSIHQHSLIALSVRILPINSVLSINPLVCSPFRGDFDGDCLHGYIPQSIDSTIELSELVALKQQLLDGQNGQNLLSLSHDSLTAAHLILEPGVFLDRFQMQQLQMFCPRQLGMTAIVKAPPGNICYWTGKQLFSLLLPSDLEYVFPSNGVCISEGEIVTSSGGSSWLRDASDNLFYSLVKHNGGDTLDLLYAAQTVLCEWLSMRGLSVSLSDLYISADSYSRENMIDEVCSGLQEAERLSYIQLLMIKYNKDFLSGNLEESKNSLGFDFEFMSIMQQKSASLSQASASAFKKVFRDIQNLVYNYASNDNSLLAMLKAGSKGNLLKLVQHSMCLGLQQSLVPVSFRMPRQLSCDAWNNHKSHLVIEKPHKVPECPGSYIPSAVVKNSFLAGLNPLECFVHSLTTRDSSFSGHADVSGTLNRKLMFFMRDLYVGYDGTVRNAYGNQIVQFSYYEAEQIASTKVTGEALESHNHAIGGHPVGSLAACAISEAAYSALDQPVSALESSPLLNLKKILESGAGSRTGEKTASMFLSKRLGRWAHGFEYGALEVKGHLERLLLSEVVSTVMICFSPETRKSTHNCPWVCHFHIDKENVKTRRLKLRSVLDALNMRYRAATTKAGNDLPNLHITCKDCSVAEAQKEKSEICITVSVVETSKDPSSLLDTLRDVVIPFLLDTVIKGFSAFKKVDILWKELPSPSKSSRGSTGELYLQVFMSESCDRIKFWNALVDSCLQIRDLIDWERSYPDDVHDLTVAYGIDLAWEYFLCKLHSAVSETGKKILPEHLVLAADSLTATGEFVPLSAKGLTLQRKAAGVVSPFMQACFTNPGDSFVRAAKMGLSDDLQGSLESLAWGKTPSIGTGSSFDIMYSGKGYELAEQINVYTLLRNLVTVDTPNVKVTLGKDGGMDGTSLARRLDRLDDLDKKSCKSELSFTKLRSYFSFNDIKKLSQSLKQMLSKYDIGRELNEADKCLAMMALQFHPRRNEKIGKGAPKEIKIGYHQEYEGSRCFMVVRSDDTVEDFSYRKCMQHALELIAPQKAKTSRWLNGASA; this comes from the exons ATGGAGCATGATCGGAATATTGAGCAGCAAGTGCCAGATGGTATTCTGAGGGGCATAAATTTCAGTATCTTGTCAGAGACTGATGCA GCCAAATTATCAGCTAAGGTAATTGGAGCAGTTAATGAAGTAACAGATCCCGCATTGGGGTTTCCAAATCCAATCTTCCAGTGTACAACATGTGGTGCAAACGATGGGAAAAAATGTGAAG GTCATTTTGGATTAGTAAATTTTCCATATACAATTCTGAATCCGTATTTCGTATCGGAGGTTGCTCAGATCTTGAAGAAAATATGTCCAGGATGTAAATCTGTGCGTCGTGATAAGGTCAAG GTTTCTGATAGGACATCTGCCTGCAAATACTGTGAT GGAGTTTTAAGAGGTTATCCGCCAACAAAATTTAAAGTATCTCCTAAAGACATGTTTGGGAGGACTGCCATTATCGCAGAAGTGAATGagaatttgttaaagaaggtTCAGAAAACTACGGGAGTAAGTTTGGCTTCTGACTATTGGGATTTCATCCCATATGATGCACAACAAGAAGCAAGTGTAAATTCGTCAAATTACAAAAGAGTTTTATCACATGCTCAG GTATACAGCATTCTGAAAGATATTGATCCAGGGTTTCTTGAAGGACTTCTCAGAAGGAAGAATTCAATCTTCCTTAAAAGCTGCCTTTTGACTCCTAATAGTCATCGTGTCACAGAATTTGGGCAGCACATGATATTT GATGAAAGCAATAGGCTTTACAGAAAGTTGATTGACTTTAGAGGGACAGCAAATGACTTGAGCATGTGCGTTTTAGATAGAATTAAAGTTTCAAAG ATACGTGCAGATAGATCGGTAATCAATGATCCTAATGCCCCTGCTACTGGTTTAAAGTATGTGAAAGAATTGGTTCTAGCAAAACGCACTAATCATGCTTTCCGCATGGTTGTGGTTGGTGATCCTAACATAGAGCTAGGTGAAATTGGTATTCCATGTCATGTTGCAGAGAATCTCCACATGGCAGAAACTCTCAGTTTACGGAATTGGGAAAGGATGACTGATCTCTGTGATCTTATGATTCTTCAGAGGGGAGGGATTCTTGTCCGTAGAAATGGTGTCTTAGTTCGTATTAGTGTAATGGACGGGTTGCAGAAAGGGGATATTATACATAGACCCCTTGTCGATGGAGATGTTGTGATGATAAATCGACCTCCGTCTATTCATCAACACTCGCTAATTGCTCTGTCTGTTAGGATTCTTCCTATAAATTCTGTTCTTTCAATCAATCCCCTTGTCTGTTCTCCATTCCGTGGGGATTTCGATGGTGATTGCCTTCATGGTTATATTCCCCAATCAATCGATTCTACGATTGAGCTTAGTGAGCTTGTTGCTCTGAAACAACAGTTGCTTGACGGACAGAATGGTCAAAATCTTCTTTCATTAAGTCATGATAGCTTGACTGCTGCTCATTTAATTTTGGAACCTGGAGTTTTCTTGGACCGTTTCCAGATGCAGCAGCTACAAATGTTTTGTCCACGTCAATTGGGAATGACTGCTATCGTAAAAGCACCACCAGGAAACATCTGTTATTGGACTGGCAAACAGTTATTCAGCTTGCTTTTGCCATCAGACCTTGAATATGTTTTTCCATCAAATGGTGTCTGTATTAGTGAGGGGGAAATTGTGACTTCTTCTGGTGGGTCTTCTTGGCTGCGTGATGCCAGTGATAATCTTTTTTATAGTCTTGTTAAGCACAATGGAGGTGATACTCTTGACCTCCTTTATGCTGCACAAACAGTTCTTTGTGAGTGGTTGTCAATGAGAGGCCTTAGTGTTTCATTGTCCGATCTTTACATATCTGCTGATTCATATTCCCGcgaaaatatgattgatgaagtCTGTTCTGGTTTGCAAGAGGCAGAACGGCTGTCTTACATCCAGCTGCTGATGATAAAGTATAATAAGGATTTCCTTTCTGGAAACTTAGAAGAAAGCAAGAACTccttgggttttgattttgagtttATGTCCATCATGCAGCAGAAATCAGCTTCCCTTAGTCAAGCTTCTGCTAGTGCTTTCAAGAAAGTTTTCCGGGATATCCAGAATTTGGTATATAATTATGCAAGCAACGACAATTCGTTACTGGCTATGTTAAAAGCTGGGAGTAAGGGCAACCTGCTAAAACTGGTCCAACACAGCATGTGTCTGGGTTTGCAGCAGTCTTTGGTTCCAGTGTCATTTAGAATGCCCCGCCAACTTTCTTGTGATGCATGGAACAATCATAAATCACATCTTGTTATTGAGAAACCGCATAAGGTTCCTGAATGTCCTGGTTCTTACATCCCGTCTGCTGTGGTCAAAAATTCATTTCTTGCGGGTTTGAATCCTCTAGAGTGTTTTGTGCATTCATTAACCACCCGTGATAGTTCTTTTAGTGGACATGCTGATGTTTCTGGCACTTTGAACCGCAAACTTATGTTTTTCATGCGTGATCTGTATGTTGGATATGACGGAACAGTGAGAAATGCTTATGGGAATCAAATTGTGCAGTTCTCTTACTACGAAGCAGAGCAAATTGCTTCCACTAAGGTCACTGGTGAAGCCCTAGAAAGTCATAACCATGCAATTGGTGGTCATCCTGTTGGTTCATTGGCAGCCTGTGCCATTTCAGAAGCTGCATACAGTGCTTTGGATCAACCTGTCAGTGCACTTGAGTCATCACCTTTACTAAACCTGAAG AAAATTTTAGAATCTGGAGCGGGGAGTCGTACTGGAGAGAAAACTGCATCAATGTTTCTTTCAAAAAGACTTGGCAGATGGGCTCATGGTTTTGAATATGGAGCTTTAGAGGTCAAGGGTCATCTGGAAAGGCTTCTTCTTTCCGAAGTTGTTTCCACAGTAATGATATG CTTCTCCCCCGAAACACGTAAAAGCACTCACAATTGTCCCTGGGTCTGTCATTTTCATATTGATAAG GAAAATGTTAAGACGAGAAGGCTGAAGCTGAGATCAGTTTTAGATGCTCTTAATATGAGATATAGAGCCGCAACAACGAAAGCCGGGAATGATCTTCCAAATCTGCATATAACGTGCAA GGATTGTTCAGTTGCTGAAGCGCAAAAAGAGAAATCCGAAATTTGCATCACTGTTTCTGTGGTTGAGACCTCAAAAGATCCTTCTTCACTGCTGGATACGCTTCGTGATGTGGTGATTCCATTCCTTCTTGACACGGTGATAAAAG GTTTCTCCGCATTTAAAAAGGTTGATATCTTATGGAAAGAGTTGCCAAGTCCATCAAAATCTTCCAGAGGCTCTACAGGGGAGCTATATTTGCAGGTCTTCATGTCAGAAAGTTGTGACAGAATCAAATTCTGGAATGCGCTTGTGGATAGTTGCCTCCAGATAAGGGATTTGATTGATTGGGAACGCAGTTATCCTGATGATGTCCATGATCTGACTGTAGCCTATGGAATTGATTTAGCATGGGAGTACTTTCTATGT AAACTACATTCAGCTGTCTCTGAAACTGGCAAGAAAATTCTTCCCGAACACTTGGTACTTGCAGCAGATAGTCTCACAGCTACAGGAGAATTTGTTCCCTTGAGTGCCAAAGGGCTGACACTGCAAAGAAAGGCTGCTGGTGTTGTTTCACCATTTATGCAAGCGTGCTTTACG AATCCAGGGGACTCGTTTGTTAGGGCTGCCAAGATGGGATTAAGTGACGATCTTCAAGGGAGTCTTGAATCATTGGCATGGGGAAAGACTCCTTCCATAGGGACTGGTTCTTCATTCGACATTATGTACTCTGGAAAG GGATATGAGCTGGCTGAACAGATAAATGTGTATACTCTGCTGCGGAACCTTGTCACAGTGGATACGCCAAATGTGAAGGTCACTCTTGGTAAAGACGGTGGAATGGATGGAACGTCTCTCGCACGACGTCTTGATAGGCTTGATGATCTCGATAAAAAGAGTTGTAAAAGCGAGTTGTCATTTACAAAGCTGAGAAGTTACTTTTCATTCAACGACATAAAAAAGCTCTCTCAGTCATTGAAGCAAATGTTGTCCAA ATATGATATCGGTCGCGAGTTGAATGAAGCAGACAAGTGCCTAGCAATGATGGCATTACAATTTCATCCTCGACGGAATGAGAAGATTGGAAAAGGAGCACCAAAGGAAATTAAG ATTGGTTACCACCAAGAGTATGAAGGCTCCCGCTGCTTTATGGTGGTTCGTTCAGATGACACAGTTGAAGACTTCTCATATCGCAAGTGTATGCAACATGCTCTGGAACTGATTGCTCCTCAGAAGGCAAAAACCTCTAGATGGTTGAATGGAGCATCAGCCTAA